A window from Ramlibacter pinisoli encodes these proteins:
- a CDS encoding PHA/PHB synthase family protein, with translation MHSDPGWAAATQQFQQALGDGWSKAMQAISKAGTASANGHSIPHLSFSPDKLAALQQAYLKEAAELWNHGLAGVASGDKRFASPDWGSNPVAAFSAATYLLNGRTLLGLVEATDTDPKTKARLRFAVEQWMAASAPSNFLALNAEAQRKAIETRGESIAKGIQNLLNDLQQGYVSMTDESQFEVGRNVATTEGAVVFENELMQLIEYKPSTAKVYERPYLVVPPCINKFYILDLQPENSLVKYLVDQGHRTFVVSWRNPDQTLQDKGWDDYVGEGPVEAIRVVREIAGSKQINALGFCVGGTLLGTALAVLAARGEKPVASATFLTTLLDFTETGVLDLFIDEHFVQYRELQMGQRGLLKGQELASTFSFLRPNDLVWNYVVGNYLKGETPPAFDLLYWNSDSTNLPGPMYAWYLRNTYLENNLTKPGKVTVCGEKIDLGKLDMPVYVYGSREDHIVPIGSAYASVNHLPGKKRFVMGASGHIAGVINPPAKKKRSYWTNDKLPDVHADWLAGATEHPGSWWSDWSGWLKPLAGKQVPAPKRYGKGTAYQPIEPAPGRYVKAKA, from the coding sequence ATGCATTCTGACCCAGGCTGGGCCGCCGCCACGCAGCAGTTCCAGCAAGCCCTAGGCGACGGCTGGAGCAAGGCGATGCAGGCCATCAGCAAGGCCGGTACCGCGAGTGCCAACGGCCATTCCATTCCCCACCTCTCTTTCTCGCCCGACAAGCTGGCTGCCCTGCAGCAGGCCTACCTGAAGGAGGCGGCCGAGCTGTGGAACCACGGGCTCGCCGGTGTCGCCAGTGGCGACAAGCGCTTCGCGTCGCCCGACTGGGGCAGCAATCCCGTTGCCGCGTTCTCGGCGGCGACGTACCTGCTCAACGGCCGCACGCTGCTGGGCCTGGTCGAGGCGACCGACACCGACCCCAAGACCAAGGCCAGGCTGCGCTTCGCGGTCGAGCAGTGGATGGCGGCATCCGCTCCTAGCAACTTCCTGGCACTGAACGCGGAAGCGCAGAGGAAGGCCATCGAGACGCGCGGCGAAAGCATCGCCAAGGGCATCCAGAACCTGCTGAACGACCTGCAGCAGGGCTACGTCTCGATGACCGACGAGAGCCAGTTCGAGGTCGGCCGCAACGTCGCCACGACCGAGGGCGCCGTCGTGTTCGAGAACGAGCTCATGCAGCTCATCGAGTACAAGCCGAGCACTGCCAAGGTGTACGAACGGCCGTACCTGGTCGTGCCGCCCTGCATCAACAAGTTCTACATCCTCGACCTGCAGCCGGAGAATTCGCTGGTGAAGTACCTGGTCGACCAGGGCCACCGCACCTTCGTCGTGAGCTGGCGCAACCCCGACCAGACGCTGCAGGACAAGGGCTGGGACGACTACGTGGGCGAGGGCCCCGTCGAGGCCATTCGCGTCGTGCGCGAGATCGCCGGCAGCAAGCAGATCAATGCGCTGGGGTTCTGCGTCGGTGGCACGCTGCTGGGCACGGCGCTGGCGGTGCTGGCCGCGCGCGGCGAGAAGCCGGTGGCCTCCGCCACCTTCCTCACCACGCTCCTCGACTTCACCGAGACCGGCGTCCTCGACCTGTTCATCGACGAGCATTTCGTCCAGTACCGCGAGCTCCAGATGGGCCAGCGCGGCCTGCTCAAGGGCCAGGAACTCGCGTCCACCTTCAGCTTCCTGCGCCCCAACGACCTGGTGTGGAACTACGTGGTGGGCAACTACCTCAAGGGCGAGACGCCGCCGGCCTTCGACCTGCTGTACTGGAACAGCGACTCGACCAACCTGCCGGGGCCGATGTACGCCTGGTACCTGCGCAACACCTACCTCGAGAACAACCTCACCAAGCCCGGCAAGGTGACGGTCTGCGGCGAGAAGATCGACCTGGGCAAGCTCGACATGCCGGTCTACGTCTACGGCTCGCGCGAGGACCACATCGTGCCCATCGGTTCGGCCTACGCCAGCGTCAACCACCTGCCCGGCAAGAAGCGCTTCGTCATGGGCGCGTCCGGCCACATCGCCGGCGTGATCAACCCCCCGGCCAAGAAGAAGCGCTCGTACTGGACCAACGACAAGCTGCCCGACGTGCATGCCGACTGGCTGGCGGGAGCGACCGAGCACCCGGGCAGCTGGTGGTCCGACTGGTCCGGCTGGCTCAAGCCGCTGGCGGGCAAGCAGGTCCCCGCGCCCAAGCGCTACGGCAAGGGCACCGCCTACCAGCCCATCGAGCCGGCGCCCGGCCGTTACGTCAAGGCCAAGGCCTGA
- a CDS encoding acetyl-CoA C-acetyltransferase yields MEDIVIVSATRTAVGKFGGSLAKVPAPELGAIVIREALARAKVDPAQVSEVIMGQVLAAGSGQNPARQALIKAGLPKEVPGLTINAVCGSGLKAVMLAAQAIAWGDAEIIVAGGQENMSAAPHVLLNSRDGQRMGDWKMIDSMIVDGLWDVYNQYHMGITAENVAKQYGIDRGSQDALALASQQKAAAAQEAGKFKDEIVPVSIPQKKGDPLVFSADEFINKKTNAEALAGLRPAFDKAGSVTAGNASGINDGAAAVVVMSAKKAASLGLKPLARIAAFGTSGLDPATMGMGPVPASRKALQRAGWNVQDVQLFELNEAFAAQACAVNKELGIDPAKVNVNGGAIAIGHPIGASGCRILVTLLHEMQRREAKKGLAALCIGGGMGVSLAVEAA; encoded by the coding sequence ATGGAAGACATCGTCATCGTCTCCGCGACGCGTACCGCGGTCGGCAAGTTCGGCGGCAGCCTCGCCAAGGTTCCCGCGCCCGAGCTGGGTGCGATCGTCATCCGCGAGGCACTGGCCCGCGCCAAGGTCGATCCGGCTCAGGTCAGCGAAGTCATCATGGGCCAGGTCCTGGCGGCGGGCTCGGGCCAGAACCCGGCCCGCCAGGCGCTGATCAAGGCCGGCCTGCCCAAGGAAGTGCCCGGGCTCACCATCAACGCCGTCTGCGGCTCCGGCCTGAAGGCCGTGATGCTGGCGGCGCAGGCGATTGCCTGGGGCGACGCCGAGATCATCGTGGCCGGCGGCCAGGAGAACATGAGTGCCGCGCCGCACGTGCTGCTGAATTCGCGCGACGGCCAGCGCATGGGCGACTGGAAGATGATCGATTCGATGATCGTCGACGGCCTGTGGGACGTCTACAACCAGTACCACATGGGCATCACGGCCGAGAACGTGGCCAAGCAGTACGGCATCGACCGCGGCTCGCAGGACGCGCTGGCGCTGGCCAGCCAGCAGAAGGCGGCCGCGGCCCAGGAAGCCGGCAAGTTCAAGGACGAGATCGTGCCGGTCTCCATCCCGCAGAAGAAGGGCGACCCGCTGGTGTTCTCGGCCGACGAGTTCATCAACAAGAAGACCAACGCCGAAGCGCTGGCCGGCCTGCGGCCGGCATTCGACAAGGCCGGTAGCGTCACCGCCGGCAACGCGTCCGGCATCAACGACGGCGCCGCCGCGGTGGTGGTGATGAGCGCGAAGAAGGCGGCCTCGCTCGGCCTCAAGCCGCTGGCTCGCATCGCCGCCTTCGGTACGTCGGGCCTCGATCCGGCCACGATGGGCATGGGCCCGGTTCCTGCTTCGCGCAAGGCGTTGCAGCGCGCCGGCTGGAACGTGCAGGACGTGCAGCTGTTCGAGCTGAACGAAGCGTTCGCGGCCCAGGCCTGTGCCGTCAACAAGGAACTCGGCATCGACCCGGCCAAGGTGAACGTCAATGGTGGCGCGATTGCCATCGGGCACCCCATCGGTGCGTCGGGCTGCCGCATCCTCGTGACGTTGCTGCACGAAATGCAGCGCCGCGAAGCCAAGAAGGGCCTCGCCGCGCTGTGCATCGGCGGCGGCATGGGGGTTTCCCTCGCGGTCGAAGCGGCCTGA